From Anas platyrhynchos isolate ZD024472 breed Pekin duck chromosome 16, IASCAAS_PekinDuck_T2T, whole genome shotgun sequence, a single genomic window includes:
- the ACADS gene encoding short-chain specific acyl-CoA dehydrogenase, mitochondrial produces MAAALSRALPLALALSRGAPRARLHTVYQSAELPQTHLMLRQTCRDFAEKELMPLAAQLDREHRFPAQQVKKMGELGLLAMDVPEEYKGAGLDYLAYSIAVEEISRGCASTGVIVSVNNSLYLGPILKFGSEEQKHQWIAPFTSGEKIGCFALSEPGNGSDAGAATTVARLDGDEWVLNGTKAWITNAWDASAAVVFATTDKALKHKGISAFLVPMPTPGLSLGKKEDKLGIRASSTANLIFEDCRIPKANLLGQLGMGFKIAMQTLDAGRIGIASQALGIAQAALDCAVDYAEKRTAFGSPITKLQAIQFKLADMAVALEGARLLTWRAAMLKDNGKPFTKEAAMAKLAASEAATSIAHQAIQILGGMGYVTEMPAERHYRDARITEIYEGTSEIQRLVIAGQLLKAYRG; encoded by the exons ATGGCTGCGGCGCTGTCCCGGGCCCTGCCCCTGGCCCTGGCGCTGTCCCGCGGCGCCCCCCGGG CGCGGCTGCACACCGTGTACCAGAGCGCGGAGCTGCCGCAGACGCACCTGATGCTGCGCCAGACCTGCCGCGACTTCGCCGAGAAGGAGCTGATGCCGCTGGCGGCCCAGCTGGACAGGGAGCACCGCTTCCCCGCGCAGCAG GTGAAGAAGATGGGGGAGTTGGGGCTGCTGGCTATGGATGTGCCAGAGGAGTACAAAGGCGCAGGCCTGGACTACCTGGCCTATTCCATCGCGGTGGAGGAGATCAGCAGGGGCTGCGCGTCCACGGGCGTCATCGTCAGCGTCAACAAC TCTCTGTATTTAGGGCCAATTCTCAAGTTTGGTTCTGAGGAACAGAAGCACCAGTGGATTGCTCCCTTCACCAGCGGGGAGAAAATCGGATGTTTTGCTCTCAGTGAGCCAG GAAATGGCAGCGACGCGGGAGCGGCAACCACAGTGGCACGCCTGGATGGTGACGAGTGGGTCCTGAACGGCACCAAGGCCTGGATCACCAACGCCTGGGACGCCTCGGCTGCTGTGGTGTTTGCTACTACAGATAAAGCCCTGAAGCACAAG GGCATTAGTGCGTTCCTCGTTCCCATGCCAACCCCGGGGCTGTCGCTGGGGAAGAAGGAAGACAAGCTGGGCATCCGCGCCTCTTCCACGGCCAACCTGATCTTCGAGGACTGTCGGATACCCAAGGCCAACCTGCTGGGGCAGCTGGGAATGGGCTTCAAAATCGCCATG caAACTCTGGACGCAGGCCGGATCGGCATCGCCTCCCAGGCGCTGGGAATAGCGCAGGCAGCCCTGGACTGTGCCGTGGATTATGCTGAGAAGAGGACGGCGTTTGGGTCGCCCATCACCAAGCTGCAGGCCATCCAG TTTAAGCTAGCAGATATGGCTGTGGCCTTGGAGGGGGCGCGCTTGCTGACCTGGAGAGCTGCAATGCTGAAAGACAACGGGAAGCCCTTCACGAAG GAAGCGGCAATGGCCAAGCTGGCGGCATCAGAGGCTGCAACAAGCATCGCTCATCAG GCCATCCAGATCTTGGGTGGGATGGGTTATGTGACAGAGATGCCAGCAGAACGTCACTACCGTGATGCTCGTATCACTGAGATCTACGAGGGGACCAGTGAGATCCAAAGGCTGGTGATAGCAGGTCAACTGCTGAAAGCTTACCGTGGCTGA